Part of the Kineococcus aurantiacus genome, TGGAGCTGCTGCCCGCGGCGTACTACGCCCTCGACCCCGAGGGGACCCTGCGCACCCTCAACGCCGAGGCCGAGCGGATCGCGGGCCGCCCGCGCGCGCAGCTGCTGGGCCGGCGCTGGCACGACGTCTTCGACCTCGCCGCCGGCACCGACGCCGACCGCGTCCTGCGCAGCGTCGAGCGCACCGGCCGCGCCGAGACCGTCGAGCTGCTGCACCCCGCGCCGCTGTCGCTGTGGTGCGAGCTGCGCGCCTGGCCCGACGGGGAGGGCACCAGCGTCGTGCTGCTGCCCTCCGGCGCGCGCCGCGACGCCGAGCGGGCCGCCGAGCGCGCCACGACGCAGCTGCAGGTGCTGGCCAGCGTCGGCGCCCACCTGTCCGGCACGCTCGACGCCGAGACGGCCGTCGCCCGGCTGGCCGGGATCCTCGTGCCCGTGCTGGGCGACTGGTGCATCGTCTCGGTCGTCGACGAGCACGCCACCCTGCGCGACGTCGGCTGCCAGCACGCCGACCCCGCCCGCCAGGAGCTGCTGGAGTCCTACCGCTCGCACCGCCTGCGCGCCCTCGTCGCGCACAACCCCGCCGGGCCGCCGTACATCCTGCAGGCCGTGCGCAGCGGCCGTCCCGTGACGCTGCCCGTGCCCGCCGTCGACGCCATCCGGCAGGTCCTCGACCCCGGCCCGGCCGCCGACGAGATCACCCGGCTCGACCCCGAGGGCGTCGTCGTCCTGCCGCTGCGGGCCCGCGGCCGCACCGTCGGCCTCGTGACCCTGGCCCGCGACCGCGGCCGCCGCCCCTTCGACGTCGAGGACCTCGCCACCGTCTCCGGGGTCGCCGAGCGCGCCGCCCTCGCCCTCGACAACGCCCGGCTCTACGGCCAGCAGCAGCGGATCGCCGAGGGTCTCCAGCGCGACCTGCTCACCCCGCCCGCCCAGTCCCCGCACTGGCAGACGGCCGTCCGCTACCGGCCCGCCGCGCAGGCCGCCCAGGTCGGCGGCGACTGGTACGACGCCTTCCACCAGCCCGACGGGTCGACGATGCTCGTCATCGGCGACGTCGTCGGCCACGACATCGGGGCCGCGGCGGCCATGGGCCAGCTGCGGAACGTGCTGCGCGGCATCTCCTTCGCCGCCCCCGACGGACCCGCCGGGCTGCTGGGCCGCCTCGACGCCGCGATGGCCGGGCTCGGGCTGAGCACCATGGCCACCGCGCTCGTGGGCCGGCTCGAACCCCAGCCCGACGGGGTGTTCCTGGAGTTCTCCAGCGCCGGCCACCCCGCGCCCGTCCTGCTCCGCGGCACCGGCACCGTCGTCCCGCTCGTCGCGGCCGACCGCCGCCTCGGCCCGGACCTGCTGCTCGGCATCGACCCGGGGACCGAGCGGCACGACGGCGAGCTGCTGCTGCACGAGGGCGACACCCTGCTGTTCCACACCGACGGCCTCGTCGAGCGCCGCGACCAGAGCCTCGACGTGGGGACGGCCCGCCTGCTCGACGCCGTCTCCCGGCACGCCGCCCTGGGGCTGGAGGAGCTGTGCGACGCCGTCCTCGACGACCTGCTGCCCGAGCACCCCGAGGACGACGTGGCCCTCGTCGCGGTGCGCGTCGGCGCGGTGGGCACCGGTGGGGCCGTTCGCCCCCGCAGCTGACCCCCCGTGGGCGAGAATCACCGCCTGTGAGCACCACGAGCACGGGGGAGCTTCCACCCGGGTCCGTCGCCTGGCGCGTCGCCGCGGTCGGGGTGGGCCTGGCCGTCCTGCTCGGCGGCCAGCTCGCCGACACCAACGACTGGTTCCCGCTGGGGTCGCTGTCCCAGTACGCCACCCCCCGCTCCGCCGACGGCAGCGTCGTCATGACGTCCCTGGAGGGGACCACCGTCGACGGCGAGGTCGTCCAGGTGCCCCTGAGCCCCCGCTCGATCGGGATGTCCCGCGCCGAGGTCGAGAGCCAGGGGCAGCGGATCGTCGCCGACCCGCAGCTGCTCGGCGTCCTGGCCCGCTCCCGCCAGCAGCTGCACCCCGGCGCCGCCCCGCTGCGCGAGCTGCGCCTGGTCCGCAGCGAGCACCAGCTGCACGACGCCCGCGTCGTCGGCCCCGCCGCCGTGCGCGTCCTCGCCACCTGGACCGCCCCGTGAGGGGCGTCGGCGCGTTCCTGGTCCCCGCCCTGCCGCGGGCCCGCGTCGCCTGGCTGCGCCTGCTGCTGGGCTGCTTCGCCGTCGTGGACGCGCTGCTGATCACCGACCACGTGTTCTCGCACGTCCACGTCGGCGCGTTCTGGCGGCCCACCCTCGTCGGCCGCCTCCTGCACCTGCCGCCGCCCACCACCGCGACCGCCGCCCTGGCCCTGGCGGCGATGGTCCTCGGGGTCGTCCTCACCGCCCCCCGCCGCACCCGCCACCTCGCGGGCTGGTTCAGCTCCGCCGGGTACCTGGTGTGGACGGGCTGGTCCATGGGCTTCGGCTACGTCGCCCACGACCACATGGCCGTCGTCGTCGCCATGGTCGTCCTGCTCACCGCCGGCCGCGCCGACTTCGACGACCCGACCCCCTCCCGCGCGGCGGGCTGGGCGCTGCGCTGCGTCCAGATCGCCACCGTGGCCACCTACGCCGGGTCCGCGGTCAGCAAGTGGGTCCGCTCCGGCACCCCCTGGGACTGGGCCAACGGCGCCGTCACCGTCTGGGCCGTCACCCGCCGCGGCTCCGGCCTCGGCGACCAGGTCGGCCGGTTCCCCGCCTTCCTCGTCGCCGTCCAGTGGGTCGTGCTCGTCTGCGAGTTCTGCGCGCCCGTCGCGCTGTGGCTCAAGGGCCGGTGGCTGGCGTGCGCCGTCGGCGCCGCGCTGCTCTTCCACCTCTCGACGTACCTGACCCTCGGCATCCACTTCCTGCCGACCGTCGTGTGCTGGGCGGCGTTCCTGCCGCTGGAGCGGCTCGGCGCGCGCACCCCGCGCCGCCGCCGTGCCGAGCTCGTCCCCGCCTGAGCGCAGCGGCCCCCCCGATCGCGGCGCGGCGGCGCGTCAGGGGCTCCTCAGCTCCAGCAACCCCTCCAGGCCGCGGTAGTCGCCGAGGTGGGAGGTGACGAGCGGGAGGTCGTGCGCCCGCGCGGTCGCCGCGATCACCAGGTCGATCCGCCGGGGGCGGGGTCAGAGCAGGGGCCGCCGCAGCACCCGGCACCGCGCCCGGTGCTCGTACGTGGTCCCGTCCGGGCGCTCGGCCGTCCACGAGGCCACCGTCGTCCCGGCCCGCCGGTAGCCCAGCCGCTCGTAAAGCGCCAGCGCCCGGGGGTTGTCGACCTCGACCTCCAGCACCGCCCCGCGGGCCCCGCGCGCCCGGGCCCGCTCCTCCAGCGCCCGCACCAGCGCCGTGCCCAGGCCCCGCGACCGGTGGGCGGGGTGCACGACGAGCCCGAACAGCGCCCCCCGCCCCGGCTGCACCACCAGGTCCACCGCCCCGAACCCCCGGACCGCGCCGTCGACCACGGCCGCCAGGTGCTCCACGTCCGCGCCCCGCCCCAGGTCCGCCCGCAGCGCCCGCAGCAGCGTCGGGGACCCGGCCCACCTCAGGCCGGGCAGGTCCCCGGCGGTCAGCGGCCGGAACCGCGCGCCGGTCACGGCCCCGCGACCGGCGGGCGGCCCAGCACCAGCGCCAGGTGCAGCGCCGTCCGCTCCCGCCCGTCGTCCAGGTCGTACCCGCTGACCGCGCTGGCCCGGCGCAGCCGGTGGTACAGCGTCTGCCGGTGGATCGACAGCGCCTGCGCCGTGCGCTGCGCCGACCCCGCGAGGTCCAGGTAGGTCAGGACGGTGCCCGCCAGCTCGGGCTCGGCCAGCAGCCGGCGCGCGCGGTCGTCGACGACGACCGTCGCCGGGTCCCCGAGGGCCAGGAGCCGGTGCGCGCCGAGCCGCTCCCACTCGCGCACCCCCGCGCCCCCGGCCCGCACGGCGGCGTCCGCCTGCCGCCACCCGAGGTGCGCGGCCGGGGCCGCGACGACCCCGGACACCCCGACGGCCAGGCCGCCGGGGTGCTGGGACAGCAGCGCGGCCGCGGCGCGCTCGGCGACGTCGCGGCCCGCCAGCGGCTCGGGCACGACGAGCGCCGCGCGGTGCCCCACCGCGGCCACCAGCACCGACCGCGGCAGCAGCCAGCCGTTGACGACGCCCGTCGGGCCGCCGTCGGCCGGGGCCAGGGCGACGACCGTGACGGAGGGGGTGAGCAGCCCGTCGCGCTGCAGCTCCTCGACCGCGCGGGCCCGGGACCCGGCGTCGGTGGACAGCAGCTCCCCGACGGCCCAGGTGGTGCGGTCGGCGGTCCGCGCGCGGGTCGCCAGGTGCGCGGCGACCAGGTCGAGGGCCTCCTCGACGCGCTCGAGGTGGTCCACGCGCACCCGGCCGTGCGGGTCGAGCAGCCACAGGTACCCGTAGGTCACCCCGCGCCAGCGCACCGGCAGGCACCACCGGGACAGCCGCCCGGAGGCGGGGTCGCCGGGGATGCGCAGCGGCCCGGTCGCGCGGGCGATGCCGAACCCGTTGAACAGCTCCTGCACGACGGGGTCCGAGCGCCGGCGCAGGATCGAGCGGCGCCGCACGTCGTCGACGTCGTCGTCGTGGCCGGAGGAGGCCACGAGCAGCAGGTCCCGGTCCTCCAGCGTGACGGGTGCGCCGGTGAGCTCGGCGACGGTGTCCACGAGGTCCTGCACCTGGTCGGTGGGGTTCACCCGCGCATCATCCACCTGGATGACGGAACGGCGTGGACGTGTGACGTCCGTCGGTGGCTTCGGGGGCGCGCAGGGGCCTAGCGTCGAGGTGTGTTCGGACAACTCCTCCTCGGTGTCGCAGGCAACAGCGGTGTCCGCCGGCTCGTGACCGGCAGCACCCTCAGCCGCCCCGTCGTCGCCCGCTTCATCGCCGGCGACGACGTCGAGGCGGCCACTCAGGCCGTGCGCGACCTCACGCGCGACGGCATCGCCGTCACCCTCGACCGGCTCGGGGAGGACGTCACCGCCCCCGAGCAGGCCGACGAGACCGTCACCGGCTACACCCAGCTCCTCGACCGGCTCGCCGCCGAGGGCCTCGGGCGCGGCAACGAGATTTCGATCAAGCTCTCCGCCCTCGGGCAGGGCCTGGGTCCGGACGGCCCGCGCCGGGCCACCGAGCGCGCCCACCGCCTCGTCGAACGCGCCCACGCCCACGGCGTCGACGTGACGGTCGACATGGAGGACCACACCCGCGTCGAGGACACCCTGGAGACCGTGCGCACCCTGCGGGCGGACTTCCCCCGCACCGGGTGCGTCCTGCAGGCCATGCTGCGCCGCACCGAGGGCGACGCCCGCGACCTCGCCCACGCCGGGTCCCGCGTCCGCCTCGTCAAGGGCGCCTACAACGAGCCCCCCGAGGTCGCCTACCCCGCCAAGGCCGACGTCGACAAGGCGTACGTCCGCTGCCTGAAGGTCCTGCTCGACGGCGGCGCGTACCCGATGATCGCCACCCACGACCTGCGCATCACGGCCCTCGCCGAGGAGCTCCTCGCCTCCCGGCCCGTGGGCTCGGCGGAGTTCCAGATGCTCTACGGCATCCGCGCCGCCGACCAGAAGCGCCTCGCCGCCCGGCACACCATGCGCGTCTACATCCCCTACGGCACCGACTGGTACGGGTACTTCTCCCGCCGCCTGGCCGAGCGCCCCGCGAACCTCGCGTTCTTCGCCCGCTCCCTCGTCGCGGGCTGACCGGAAAGGAAACCGCCGTGCAATCCGTCACCGACGTCCCCGCCCCGCGGAACGAACCCGTCCACGGCTACGCGCCCGGCAGCCCCGAGCGCAAGCTGCTGACCGACGCCCTCGCCGAGCACGTCGCGCACCCCGTCGAGCTCACCCAGACCATCGGCGGCGAAGCCGTCCTGGGCGCGGGGGAGAAGCACGACGTCGTCCAGCCGCACCAGCACGCCAGCGTCCTGGGCACCTTCGGCACCGCCACCCGCGAGGACGCCCGCCGGGCCGCCGACGCGGCGCTCGCGGCCCGCCACGACTGGGCCGCGATGGACTACGACGACCGCGCCGCCGTGTTCCTGCGCGCCGCGGACCTGCTCGCCGGCCCGTGGCGGGAGAAGATCGCCGCCGCGACGATGCTGGGCCAGTCGAAGACGGCGCAGCAGGCCGAGATCGACGCCCCGTGCGAGCTGGTCGACTTCTGGCGCTGGAACGTGCACTTCGGCCGCCGCATCCTCGAGGAGCAGCCCGTCTCCAGCCCCGGCGTCTGGAACCGGCTGGACCACCGCCCGCTGGAGGGCTTCGTCTACGCGATCACGCCGTTCAACTTCACGGCCATCGCGGGGAACCTGCCCACCGCGCCCGCGCTCATGGGCAACACCGTCGTGTGGAAGCCGTCCCCGACGCAGACCCTCGCGGCCTGGCACACCATGAAGCTGCTGGAGGCGGCCGGGCTGCCCCCCGGCGTCATCAACCTGCTCACCGGTGACGGCAAGGACGTCTCGGAGGTCCTGCTCGCCGACCCGCACCTGGCGGGCATCCACTTCACCGGCTCCACCCCCACGTTCCAGCACCTGTGGCGGACCGTCGGGGAGAACATCGCGGGCTACCGCACCTACCCGCGCCTCGTGGGGGAGACCGGCGGCAAGGACTTCGTCCTGGCCCACCCCTCGGCCGACCCGGCGGTGCTCAGCACCGCGCTGACCCTGGGCGCGTTCGAGTACCAGGGGCAGAAGTGCTCCGCGGCCTCCCGCGCGTTCGTCCCCCGCTCGGTGTGGGAGGTCATGGGCAAGGAGTTCCTCGCCACCGTCGACTCCCTCACCTACGGCGACGTGACCGACCTGTCGAACTTCGGCGGCGCCGTCATCGACGCCCGCTCCTACGCCAAGAACGTCGCCGCGATCGAGCGGGCCAAGGCCACCGACGGCCTCACGATCGCCGCCGGGGGCACCTACGACGACTCCGAGGGGTACTTCGTGCGTCCGACCGTCGTCCTGGGCCAGGACCCGACCGACGACGCGTTCTGCACCGAGTACTTCGGGCCCTTCCTCGCCGTCCACGTCTACGAGGACCGCGACTGGCCGCAGGTGCTGCGCACCGTCGACTCCGGCGCCGCGTACGGCCTGACCGGCTCGATCATCGCGACCGACCGGGCGGCCGTGGCCGAGGCCTCGGAGGCACTGCGCTTCGCGGCGGGCAACTTCTACGTCAACGACAAGCCCACCGGCGCCGTCGTCGGGCAGCAGCCCTTCGGCGGGTCCCGCGCCTCCGGCACCAACGACAAGGCCGGCTCGATCTACAACCTGCAGCGCTGGACCAGCCCCCGCGCGGTCAAGGAGACGTTCGTGGCGCCCACCACGCACCGGTACCCGCACATGGGGTGATTGAAGATCCGCGGAGCGGGTAAGAGGACCTCATGTCTCAACCGACTGGGTCCACCCGGGCCGGCGACCTCACCGTCACGCACGGTCCCGGGCCGACGACATCGTCCGCGCCCCGCACCGACGCCAGCGTCGGTGAGCTCGTCAGCCAGCTGACCGAGCAGGTCTCGCACCTGGTCCGCGACGAGGTGCAGCTCGCCAAGATCGACCTCGCCGCCAAGGGCAAGAAGGCCGGCCTCGGGATCGGGATGTTCTCCGGGGCCGGTCTGCTGGCGTTCTTCGGCGTCGGGGCCCTGGTCACCACGGCGATCATCGCCCTCTCCCACGCCGTCACGGCGTGGCTGGCCGCGCTGATCGTCGCCGTGGTGCTCTTCGCGCTCGCCGGCGTCCTGGCCCTCATGGGCAAGAAGGAGGTCCAGCAGGCGACGCCGCCGACCCCGCAGGCGGCCGTCGAGGGGCTCAAGCAGGACGTCCAGGTCGTCAAGGAGGGCTTCAAGCGATGAGCGACAGCGTCCCCACCGACCGCGACGAGCTCGAGAAGGACATCGCGGCGACCCGCGAGCGACTGGCGAGCACGGCCGACGCCCTCGCGGCCAAGGCCGACGTGAAGGCCCAGGCCCAGGCCAAGGCCGAGGATCTCAAGCAGACCGCCCAGCAGAAGGTCCACGACGTCAGCGACAGCGCCCCCGGGACCCCCAAGCAGCAGACCGGCGTCCTCGTCGGCGCCATCGTCGTCGCGACGGCCCTGGCCATCTGGCTCGTCGTCCGCAAGCGGTGACGCGGTGAACGTCGCCAAGCTCGTCTACCGCCCCATCGGCCTGGCCTCCGGCGCCCTCGGCGGCGTCGTGGCCGGCGCCATCGTCAAGCAGGTGTGGCGCAAGGTCTCCGGCGAGGACGACGCCCCCGACGCCCTCCAGCACGAGTACCCGTGGAAGCAGGTGC contains:
- a CDS encoding SpoIIE family protein phosphatase; its protein translation is MLDPAQDAERVGLTLALDAAGLALFDHDLRTGRLHADERLAALFGHPADRSSGGFERRLAELLTPADLTRFRDAVTTAVECDEPFHVELHLRAGGGAPAWVGVRGRVLREGGAPVRVVGVAYDTTRDHVQDLASALELLPAAYYALDPEGTLRTLNAEAERIAGRPRAQLLGRRWHDVFDLAAGTDADRVLRSVERTGRAETVELLHPAPLSLWCELRAWPDGEGTSVVLLPSGARRDAERAAERATTQLQVLASVGAHLSGTLDAETAVARLAGILVPVLGDWCIVSVVDEHATLRDVGCQHADPARQELLESYRSHRLRALVAHNPAGPPYILQAVRSGRPVTLPVPAVDAIRQVLDPGPAADEITRLDPEGVVVLPLRARGRTVGLVTLARDRGRRPFDVEDLATVSGVAERAALALDNARLYGQQQRIAEGLQRDLLTPPAQSPHWQTAVRYRPAAQAAQVGGDWYDAFHQPDGSTMLVIGDVVGHDIGAAAAMGQLRNVLRGISFAAPDGPAGLLGRLDAAMAGLGLSTMATALVGRLEPQPDGVFLEFSSAGHPAPVLLRGTGTVVPLVAADRRLGPDLLLGIDPGTERHDGELLLHEGDTLLFHTDGLVERRDQSLDVGTARLLDAVSRHAALGLEELCDAVLDDLLPEHPEDDVALVAVRVGAVGTGGAVRPRS
- a CDS encoding type II toxin-antitoxin system VapC family toxin; the protein is MIAATARAHDLPLVTSHLGDYRGLEGLLELRSP
- a CDS encoding GNAT family N-acetyltransferase is translated as MTGARFRPLTAGDLPGLRWAGSPTLLRALRADLGRGADVEHLAAVVDGAVRGFGAVDLVVQPGRGALFGLVVHPAHRSRGLGTALVRALEERARARGARGAVLEVEVDNPRALALYERLGYRRAGTTVASWTAERPDGTTYEHRARCRVLRRPLL
- a CDS encoding helix-turn-helix domain-containing protein, which gives rise to MNPTDQVQDLVDTVAELTGAPVTLEDRDLLLVASSGHDDDVDDVRRRSILRRRSDPVVQELFNGFGIARATGPLRIPGDPASGRLSRWCLPVRWRGVTYGYLWLLDPHGRVRVDHLERVEEALDLVAAHLATRARTADRTTWAVGELLSTDAGSRARAVEELQRDGLLTPSVTVVALAPADGGPTGVVNGWLLPRSVLVAAVGHRAALVVPEPLAGRDVAERAAAALLSQHPGGLAVGVSGVVAAPAAHLGWRQADAAVRAGGAGVREWERLGAHRLLALGDPATVVVDDRARRLLAEPELAGTVLTYLDLAGSAQRTAQALSIHRQTLYHRLRRASAVSGYDLDDGRERTALHLALVLGRPPVAGP
- a CDS encoding proline dehydrogenase family protein: MFGQLLLGVAGNSGVRRLVTGSTLSRPVVARFIAGDDVEAATQAVRDLTRDGIAVTLDRLGEDVTAPEQADETVTGYTQLLDRLAAEGLGRGNEISIKLSALGQGLGPDGPRRATERAHRLVERAHAHGVDVTVDMEDHTRVEDTLETVRTLRADFPRTGCVLQAMLRRTEGDARDLAHAGSRVRLVKGAYNEPPEVAYPAKADVDKAYVRCLKVLLDGGAYPMIATHDLRITALAEELLASRPVGSAEFQMLYGIRAADQKRLAARHTMRVYIPYGTDWYGYFSRRLAERPANLAFFARSLVAG
- the pruA gene encoding L-glutamate gamma-semialdehyde dehydrogenase — its product is MQSVTDVPAPRNEPVHGYAPGSPERKLLTDALAEHVAHPVELTQTIGGEAVLGAGEKHDVVQPHQHASVLGTFGTATREDARRAADAALAARHDWAAMDYDDRAAVFLRAADLLAGPWREKIAAATMLGQSKTAQQAEIDAPCELVDFWRWNVHFGRRILEEQPVSSPGVWNRLDHRPLEGFVYAITPFNFTAIAGNLPTAPALMGNTVVWKPSPTQTLAAWHTMKLLEAAGLPPGVINLLTGDGKDVSEVLLADPHLAGIHFTGSTPTFQHLWRTVGENIAGYRTYPRLVGETGGKDFVLAHPSADPAVLSTALTLGAFEYQGQKCSAASRAFVPRSVWEVMGKEFLATVDSLTYGDVTDLSNFGGAVIDARSYAKNVAAIERAKATDGLTIAAGGTYDDSEGYFVRPTVVLGQDPTDDAFCTEYFGPFLAVHVYEDRDWPQVLRTVDSGAAYGLTGSIIATDRAAVAEASEALRFAAGNFYVNDKPTGAVVGQQPFGGSRASGTNDKAGSIYNLQRWTSPRAVKETFVAPTTHRYPHMG
- a CDS encoding phage holin family protein; this encodes MSQPTGSTRAGDLTVTHGPGPTTSSAPRTDASVGELVSQLTEQVSHLVRDEVQLAKIDLAAKGKKAGLGIGMFSGAGLLAFFGVGALVTTAIIALSHAVTAWLAALIVAVVLFALAGVLALMGKKEVQQATPPTPQAAVEGLKQDVQVVKEGFKR
- a CDS encoding DUF3618 domain-containing protein; protein product: MSDSVPTDRDELEKDIAATRERLASTADALAAKADVKAQAQAKAEDLKQTAQQKVHDVSDSAPGTPKQQTGVLVGAIVVATALAIWLVVRKR
- a CDS encoding DUF4235 domain-containing protein, whose protein sequence is MNVAKLVYRPIGLASGALGGVVAGAIVKQVWRKVSGEDDAPDALQHEYPWKQVLPAAALQGLVFAVVKAASDRGGAVLFEKLTGSWPGD